The Brachyspira hyodysenteriae ATCC 27164 genome includes a window with the following:
- a CDS encoding PepSY-like domain-containing protein: MTKKLFALLITLTIISTSSAFADWVVPASSLPQNARSFIQQIYPNVQIWKVERDDGKFEVKLSNGAKIDFLYNGDWHSIDGEYNAVPFNALPANIANTIKNTYPQAAVIDVEKEWGNYKVKLNNFMELFITADGQLMGQKFDD; encoded by the coding sequence ATGACTAAAAAATTATTCGCTTTATTAATAACTTTAACTATAATTTCTACTTCAAGTGCTTTTGCTGATTGGGTTGTTCCTGCTTCTTCACTTCCTCAAAATGCTAGAAGCTTCATACAGCAGATTTATCCTAATGTACAAATATGGAAAGTGGAAAGAGATGACGGAAAATTTGAAGTAAAATTATCAAATGGTGCTAAAATAGACTTTTTATACAATGGTGATTGGCATAGCATAGATGGTGAGTATAATGCTGTACCTTTCAATGCTTTACCTGCTAATATAGCAAACACTATAAAAAATACTTATCCTCAGGCTGCTGTAATAGATGTAGAAAAAGAATGGGGCAATTACAAAGTTAAATTAAATAACTTTATGGAATTATTTATAACAGCTGATGGACAGTTAATGGGACAGAAATTCGACGATTAA
- a CDS encoding C45 family autoproteolytic acyltransferase/hydolase — protein sequence MYHSRFKGSHYEAGLKYGKLLSKNNTNPLEKIKISNERKNFANKCMPIYNKFFPEIIEEIKGLSDGLNTNDNIKIDYKDICDFLFTIYAFTFDNKCSSFAFKTDEDIILTKNSDFLKDIEDYCDSIYYKLDDSYSFIGNTTAFIEIEDGINEKGLAAALTFVYPTIIDYGFNAGMIIRYILEKCSAVDEALEFLKNIPISSAQNIVLADRNGDIALIECNCRNIEIIKNDYVFISNHFISKSMKEYNTDIEDDIHSHERYITMEKAFKNYDYDLDFAKKLISGEYGFLCQYDRKLNFDTVWSSIYSIKNKKIYIAEGNPSRKKFKEDKRLKFDY from the coding sequence ATGTATCATTCAAGATTTAAAGGCAGTCATTATGAGGCAGGACTTAAATATGGTAAATTGCTTTCTAAAAATAATACTAATCCATTAGAAAAAATAAAAATATCAAATGAGAGAAAAAATTTTGCTAATAAATGCATGCCTATATATAATAAATTTTTCCCTGAAATAATAGAGGAGATAAAAGGATTATCTGACGGATTAAATACGAATGATAATATAAAAATAGATTATAAAGATATATGCGATTTTTTATTCACGATATATGCATTTACTTTTGATAATAAATGTTCGTCTTTTGCTTTCAAAACAGATGAAGATATAATACTTACCAAAAACAGTGATTTTTTAAAAGATATAGAAGACTATTGCGACAGCATATATTATAAATTAGATGATTCATATTCATTTATAGGAAATACTACTGCATTCATAGAAATTGAAGATGGTATAAATGAAAAAGGACTTGCTGCAGCATTAACTTTTGTTTATCCTACAATAATAGATTATGGATTCAATGCAGGAATGATAATAAGATATATTTTAGAGAAATGCTCTGCTGTTGATGAGGCTTTAGAGTTTTTAAAAAATATTCCTATTTCATCGGCACAGAATATAGTATTAGCAGATAGAAACGGAGATATTGCATTGATAGAATGTAATTGCAGAAATATAGAAATAATAAAAAATGATTATGTGTTTATATCGAATCATTTTATAAGCAAGTCTATGAAAGAATATAATACTGATATTGAAGATGATATTCATTCACATGAAAGATATATTACTATGGAGAAAGCATTTAAAAATTATGATTATGATTTAGACTTTGCCAAAAAACTTATTTCAGGGGAATATGGTTTTTTATGTCAATATGATAGGAAGCTTAATTTTGATACCGTTTGGTCTTCTATATATTCAATAAAAAATAAAAAAATATATATAGCTGAAGGAAATCCATCAAGAAAGAAATTCAAAGAAGATAAGAGATTGAAATTTGATTATTGA